The Devosia sp. SD17-2 genome includes a region encoding these proteins:
- a CDS encoding ABC transporter permease subunit: MRQWWPYYAMMAPGLLFFFVWHYVPIWEAKMAFEQVRIIPPNIWVGLKNFQTLFSSPLFYQVLANTLIISGMKIIFVFPVPIIVALLLNEIRSGKFRGMIQSAIYLPHFLSWVVIAGVFIALLSPTDGAVNQIQTAMGFAPINYMTNTGTIRWVLVISEIWRSAGWDSLLYLAAIFAIDPQLYEAAELDGASRWQKIRHVTIPGIVPTIATLFILNMGMFLSADLNQVVNMQNAVNASTIDILDTYVYRMGLFTGEYALATAAGLFKAVIGMALVLISHFISKRLTGKGVW, encoded by the coding sequence GTGCGCCAATGGTGGCCCTATTACGCGATGATGGCGCCGGGCCTCCTGTTCTTCTTCGTCTGGCACTATGTTCCGATCTGGGAAGCCAAGATGGCGTTCGAGCAGGTCCGGATCATTCCGCCCAATATCTGGGTCGGGCTGAAGAACTTTCAGACGCTGTTCTCCTCGCCGCTGTTCTACCAGGTGCTGGCCAATACGCTGATCATCTCGGGCATGAAGATCATCTTCGTGTTCCCCGTTCCGATCATCGTGGCGCTGCTGCTCAATGAAATCCGCAGCGGTAAGTTTCGCGGGATGATCCAGTCGGCGATCTATCTGCCGCACTTCCTGTCCTGGGTGGTGATCGCGGGCGTGTTCATTGCGCTGCTGTCGCCTACCGATGGCGCGGTCAACCAGATCCAGACCGCGATGGGCTTTGCGCCCATCAACTACATGACCAATACCGGAACGATCCGCTGGGTGCTGGTGATCTCGGAAATCTGGCGCTCGGCCGGTTGGGACAGCCTGCTCTATCTCGCGGCGATCTTTGCGATCGACCCGCAGCTCTATGAGGCGGCGGAGCTGGACGGCGCGAGCCGCTGGCAGAAGATCCGACACGTCACCATTCCCGGCATCGTGCCGACCATTGCGACGCTGTTCATTCTCAACATGGGCATGTTCCTCTCGGCTGACCTCAACCAGGTGGTCAACATGCAGAACGCGGTCAATGCGTCGACCATCGATATCCTCGACACCTATGTATACCGCATGGGCCTGTTTACCGGGGAGTACGCGCTGGCGACGGCGGCGGGCCTCTTCAAGGCTGTGATCGGCATGGCGCTGGTGTTGATCAGCCATTTCATCAGCAAGCGACTAACCGGCAAGGGAGTGTGGTGA
- a CDS encoding carbohydrate ABC transporter permease: MASFSRRTPLERVEYVLIVSTLLLLVVFTLHPLLNLLALSFTEPSKVAGFSGLSIIPDGFSTDVWALLLQHPNVQRGLFNSIWMTATSVCLGVFGTALMAWGMSRPGLPGRRLIFIMVLVTIVFEPGIIPDYFLMKRMGLLNTPWAVIMYKVISAWYLIILIRFFEEIPKELLEAAELDGANPFQTFFLVVLPLAKPALATIALFYLVLHWNEFFRSMIYLNDQTKWPLQVVLRQFVIEGDKVAIVGANNLANNTAIAQINIRALKAGMIFITILPILAIYPLILKFFTKGTMSGALKG, translated from the coding sequence ATGGCCAGTTTTTCGCGCCGGACGCCGCTCGAACGCGTCGAATATGTGCTTATCGTCTCGACCCTGCTGCTGCTTGTGGTGTTCACGCTGCATCCGCTGCTCAACCTCCTGGCGCTGTCGTTTACCGAGCCGAGCAAGGTGGCTGGCTTTTCGGGCCTCTCGATCATCCCCGACGGGTTTTCGACCGATGTCTGGGCACTGCTGCTGCAGCACCCCAACGTGCAGCGGGGTCTCTTCAACTCGATCTGGATGACGGCGACCAGCGTTTGCCTTGGTGTTTTCGGCACGGCGCTGATGGCCTGGGGCATGTCGCGACCCGGCCTGCCGGGTCGACGGCTGATCTTCATCATGGTGCTGGTGACCATCGTGTTCGAGCCCGGCATCATTCCCGACTACTTCCTGATGAAGCGGATGGGCCTGCTCAACACGCCCTGGGCCGTCATCATGTATAAGGTGATCAGCGCCTGGTACCTCATCATCCTCATCCGCTTCTTCGAGGAAATTCCCAAGGAATTGCTGGAGGCGGCTGAGCTCGACGGCGCCAATCCGTTCCAGACCTTTTTCCTGGTCGTGCTGCCGCTGGCCAAGCCCGCGCTCGCCACCATCGCGCTGTTCTACCTCGTGCTGCACTGGAACGAGTTCTTCCGCTCGATGATCTACCTCAACGACCAGACGAAGTGGCCGCTGCAGGTGGTGCTGCGCCAGTTCGTGATCGAGGGGGACAAGGTGGCCATCGTCGGCGCTAATAATCTCGCCAACAACACGGCCATTGCGCAGATCAATATCCGGGCGCTGAAGGCGGGGATGATCTTCATCACCATCCTGCCGATCCTGGCAATCTACCCGCTGATTTTGAAGTTCTTCACCAAGGGCACGATGTCGGGGGCGCTGAAGGGATGA